A region from the Peromyscus maniculatus bairdii isolate BWxNUB_F1_BW_parent chromosome 5, HU_Pman_BW_mat_3.1, whole genome shotgun sequence genome encodes:
- the Irx5 gene encoding iroquois-class homeodomain protein IRX-5 isoform X1 — protein sequence MSYPQGYLYQPSASLALYSCPAYSTSVISGPRTDELGRSSSGSAFSPYAGSTAFTAPSPGYNSHLQYGADPAAAAAAAFSYVGSPYDHTPGMAGSLGYHPYAAPLGSYPYGDPAYRKNATRDATATLKAWLNEHRKNPYPTKGEKIMLAIITKMTLTQVSTWFANARRRLKKENKMTWTPRNRSEDEEEEENIDLEKNDEDEPQKPEDKGDLEGPEAGGAEQKVAAGCERLQGPPSPAGKETEGSLSDSDFKESPSEGRHDELPRPPRAGGSSPAGPATARLAEDAGPHYPAGAQAPGLHPSAGELTPGPGGPSVIHSPPPPPPPPPAVLAKPKLWSLAEIATSSDKVKDGSGGSEGSPCPPCPGPVGGQTLGGSRASPAPAPARSPSAQCPFPGGTVLSRPLYYTAPFYPGYTNYGSFGHLHGHPGPGPGPTAGPGSHFNGLNQTVLNRADVLAKDPKMLRSQSQLDLCKDTPYELKKGMSDI from the exons ATGTCCTACCCGCAGGGCTACTTGTACCAGCCGTCCGCCTCGCTGGCGCTCTACTCGTGCCCCGCATACAGCACCAGCGTCATTTCGGGGCCCCGCACGGATGAGCTCGGCCGCTCGTCTTCGGGCTCCGCATTCTCGCCCTACGCTGGCTCCACTGCCTTCACAGCTCCCTCTCCGGGCTACAACTCGCACCTCCAGTACGGCGCCGACCCCgcggctgcagccgccgccgccttcTCGTACGTG ggcTCTCCCTACGACCACACTCCTGGTATGGCGGGTTCCTTGGGGTATCACCCTTACGCGGCCCCTCTGGGCTCCTACCCTTACGGGGACCCCGCGTACCGGAAGAACGCCACTCGGGACGCCACCGCCACGCTCAAGGCCTGGCTCAACGAGCACCGCAAGAACCCGTACCCCACCAAAGGCGAGAAGATCATGCTGGCCATCATCACTAAGATGACCCTCACCCAGGTGTCCACCTGGTTCGCCAACGCGCGCCGGCGCCTCAAGAAAGAGAACAAGATGACGTGGACGCCACGGAACCGCAgcgaggacgaggaggaggaggagaacattGATCTGGAGAAGAATGACGAGGACGAGCCCCAGAAGCCCGAGGACAAGGGCGACCTCGAGGGCCCCGAAGCAG GAGGAGCAGAACAGAAGGTTGCTGCGGGCTGCGAAAGGCTGCAGGGGCCGCCCAGCCCCGCCGGCAAGGAGACGGAAGGCAGCCTCAGCGACTCGGATTTTAAGGAGTCGCCCTCCGAGGGCCGCCACGATGAGCTGCCCAGGCCCCCGCGTGCGGGCGGGTCGTCCCCAGCCGGGCCCGCAACCGCGCGTCTGGCGGAGGACGCTGGTCCTCACTACCCCGCGGGCGCGCAGGCGCCTGGCCTGCACCCATCGGCCGGAGAGCTAACCCCTGGCCCGGGCGGGCCCTCAGTCATCCACTCGCCACCTCCACCTCCGCCGCCGCCCCCGGCCGTGCTCGCCAAGCCCAAACTGTGGTCTCTGGCAGAGATAGCCACTTCCTCGGACAAGGTCAAGGACGGGAGCGGAGGGAGCGAGGGCTCTCCGTGCCCACCGTGCCCCGGGCCCGTGGGCGGGCAAACCCTTGGAGGCAGCCGCGCGTCTCCTGCCCCAGCGCCCGCGCGCTCGCCCTCGGCGCAGTGTCCCTTTCCGGGCGGGACGGTACTGTCCCGGCCGCTCTACTACACCGCGCCCTTCTATCCTGGCTACACGAACTATGGCTCCTTCGGACACCTTCACGGCCACCCAGGGCCGGGCCCAGGCCCCACAGCGGGTCCTGGCTCCCATTTCAATGGATTAAACCAGACGGTGTTGAATCGAGCGGACGTTTTGGCTAAAGACCCGAAAATGTTGCGAAGCCAGTCCCAGCTAGACCTGTGCAAAGACACTCCCTATGAATTGAAGAAAGGTATGTCCGACATTTAA
- the Irx5 gene encoding iroquois-class homeodomain protein IRX-5 isoform X2 → MAGSLGYHPYAAPLGSYPYGDPAYRKNATRDATATLKAWLNEHRKNPYPTKGEKIMLAIITKMTLTQVSTWFANARRRLKKENKMTWTPRNRSEDEEEEENIDLEKNDEDEPQKPEDKGDLEGPEAGGAEQKVAAGCERLQGPPSPAGKETEGSLSDSDFKESPSEGRHDELPRPPRAGGSSPAGPATARLAEDAGPHYPAGAQAPGLHPSAGELTPGPGGPSVIHSPPPPPPPPPAVLAKPKLWSLAEIATSSDKVKDGSGGSEGSPCPPCPGPVGGQTLGGSRASPAPAPARSPSAQCPFPGGTVLSRPLYYTAPFYPGYTNYGSFGHLHGHPGPGPGPTAGPGSHFNGLNQTVLNRADVLAKDPKMLRSQSQLDLCKDTPYELKKGMSDI, encoded by the exons ATGGCGGGTTCCTTGGGGTATCACCCTTACGCGGCCCCTCTGGGCTCCTACCCTTACGGGGACCCCGCGTACCGGAAGAACGCCACTCGGGACGCCACCGCCACGCTCAAGGCCTGGCTCAACGAGCACCGCAAGAACCCGTACCCCACCAAAGGCGAGAAGATCATGCTGGCCATCATCACTAAGATGACCCTCACCCAGGTGTCCACCTGGTTCGCCAACGCGCGCCGGCGCCTCAAGAAAGAGAACAAGATGACGTGGACGCCACGGAACCGCAgcgaggacgaggaggaggaggagaacattGATCTGGAGAAGAATGACGAGGACGAGCCCCAGAAGCCCGAGGACAAGGGCGACCTCGAGGGCCCCGAAGCAG GAGGAGCAGAACAGAAGGTTGCTGCGGGCTGCGAAAGGCTGCAGGGGCCGCCCAGCCCCGCCGGCAAGGAGACGGAAGGCAGCCTCAGCGACTCGGATTTTAAGGAGTCGCCCTCCGAGGGCCGCCACGATGAGCTGCCCAGGCCCCCGCGTGCGGGCGGGTCGTCCCCAGCCGGGCCCGCAACCGCGCGTCTGGCGGAGGACGCTGGTCCTCACTACCCCGCGGGCGCGCAGGCGCCTGGCCTGCACCCATCGGCCGGAGAGCTAACCCCTGGCCCGGGCGGGCCCTCAGTCATCCACTCGCCACCTCCACCTCCGCCGCCGCCCCCGGCCGTGCTCGCCAAGCCCAAACTGTGGTCTCTGGCAGAGATAGCCACTTCCTCGGACAAGGTCAAGGACGGGAGCGGAGGGAGCGAGGGCTCTCCGTGCCCACCGTGCCCCGGGCCCGTGGGCGGGCAAACCCTTGGAGGCAGCCGCGCGTCTCCTGCCCCAGCGCCCGCGCGCTCGCCCTCGGCGCAGTGTCCCTTTCCGGGCGGGACGGTACTGTCCCGGCCGCTCTACTACACCGCGCCCTTCTATCCTGGCTACACGAACTATGGCTCCTTCGGACACCTTCACGGCCACCCAGGGCCGGGCCCAGGCCCCACAGCGGGTCCTGGCTCCCATTTCAATGGATTAAACCAGACGGTGTTGAATCGAGCGGACGTTTTGGCTAAAGACCCGAAAATGTTGCGAAGCCAGTCCCAGCTAGACCTGTGCAAAGACACTCCCTATGAATTGAAGAAAGGTATGTCCGACATTTAA